The following coding sequences are from one Lycium ferocissimum isolate CSIRO_LF1 chromosome 3, AGI_CSIRO_Lferr_CH_V1, whole genome shotgun sequence window:
- the LOC132048806 gene encoding uncharacterized protein LOC132048806 — protein sequence MEPFHGPDEVESYRRRLGILNSMVNMSEKIWISWTDDWQAQVIMDSMQHVTLKMTHVNLQQEAFVTIVYAKCTAIERLELWDSIFQATLNIQGPWIVGGYFNVILKADEKLGGLPIHLSETADLSHFVNNCGLMELKYSANPFSEFQAKMKKVKMALAKWNLHKAQAELTNNLHLEEACWKQKSGMRWFKDSDRNTKFFHYYVKGRRKKLSLQRIQNSQGDWISSNDDIGEEAVTFYQDQFRQLDTSTEYEMLKKIPALISTEQNESLIALPSNEVVKLAVYGLNGDSTSGPDGFSVHFFQVCWHIIGEDVTKMARAFFYGQDLPRFINHTNLVLIPKKEVVNTFTDLRPISLSTFANKSSPESCMRGL from the exons ATGGAACCTTTCCATGGGCCTGATGAAGTTGAAAGTTATAGAAGAAGGTTAGGCATCCTTAATTCAATGGTTAATATGTCAGAGAAGATTTGGATTTCTTGGACTGATGATTGGCAAGCTCAGGTTATTATGGATTCAATGCAGCATGTGACTCTTAAAATGACTCATGTCAACTTGCAGCAAGAAGCTTTTGTCACTATTGTCTATGCTAAATGTACCGCTATAGAAAGGTTGGAGTTGTGGGATTCAATTTTCCAAGCTACACTGAACATTCAAGGACCATGGATAGTAGGGGGATACTTTAATGTAATTCTAAAAGCTGATGAGAAACTAGGGGGTCTTCCTATTCATCTGTCTGAAACTGCTGACCTTTCTCACTTTGTTAATAACTGTGGTCTGATGGAACTGAAATACTCTG CAAATCCATTTTCTGAATTTCAAGCTAAAATGAAAAAGGTGAAAATGGCTTTGGCAAAGTGGA ACTTACATAAAGCTCAGGCTGAGTTAACTAACAACTTGCACCTTGAAGAAGCATGTTGGAAGCAGAAGTCTGGTATGAGGTGGTTCAAGGATAGTGATAGAAatactaagttctttcactaCTATGTCAAAGGAAGGAGGAAGAAATTGTCTTTGCAGAGGATCCAAAATAGTCAAGGGGATTGGATTTCCTCTAATGATGATATAGGGGAGGAAGCAGTTACGTTTTATCAAGATCAGTTTAGACAGCTGGATACAAGCACTGAGTATGAGATGTTGAAGAAGATTCCTGCTCTAATCTCTACAGAACAAAATGAGTCACTTATTGCTCTCCCTAGTAATGAAGTAGTCAAGCTAGCAGTCTATGGTCTGAATGGTGACAGTACAAGTGGTCCTGATGGTTTCTCAGTCCATTTTTTCCAGGTTTGTTGGCATATTATAGGGGAAGATGTCACTAAAATGGCTAGAGCATTCTTTTATGGGCAAGACTTGCCTAGATTCATAAATCACACTAATCTTGTCCTAATTCCTAAGAAGGAAGTGGTCAATACATTTACAGACTTGAGACCAATAAGCCTTAGCACTTTTGCTAACAAGTCATCTCCAGAGTCTTGCATGAGAGGATTGTGA